The Lycium ferocissimum isolate CSIRO_LF1 chromosome 10, AGI_CSIRO_Lferr_CH_V1, whole genome shotgun sequence genome window below encodes:
- the LOC132034266 gene encoding transcription termination factor MTEF1, chloroplastic-like produces the protein MKEPRLLSNNLSKFMPPNISLLHNLGFSRMDIDKAFHRRPRFLLNSPEWLERAVHRLESNFRIPPVSLTFLHAIEVLGSLDESKLERKFDIYRSFGWSDSDICEMVRKLPYCLTTSEAKIRITLKFFMNELGYEPSYLASHAPLLKYSLEKRVMPRNEILKFLKENKLVKGKLCLYTVVKRTELQFLEKYVLPCRAKMPEVYDLYMKIRS, from the coding sequence ATGAAAGAGCCTAGGTTGCTTTCTAATAATCTCTCTAAATTTATGCCACCCAATATATCATTGTTGCATAATCTTGGGTTTTCAAGAATGGATATTGACAAGGCTTTCCATCGGCGTCCTAGGTTTCTGCTCAATAGCCCTGAGTGGCTAGAGAGAGCAGTGCATCGACTAGAAAGTAATTTTCGTATTCCTCCTGTGTCACTAACATTTCTTCACGCCATTGAAGTACTTGGGTCGCTTGAtgaatcaaaattagaaaggaAATTTGATATATACCGGAGTTTTGGATGGTCTGATTCTGATATCTGCGAGATGGTGAGAAAGCTTCCTTACTGTTTGACTACATCAGAGGCTAAGATAAGGATTACATTGAAGTTTTTCATGAACGAACTGGGGTATGAACCTAGTTATCTGGCTTCTCATGCGCCACTTTTAAAGTATAGTTTGGAGAAGAGGGTCATGCCAAGGAATGAAATCTTGAAGTTTCTTAAAGAAAACAAACTGGTAAAAGGGAAGCTATGTCTTTACACTGTTGTCAAACGTActgaattgcaattcctagaGAAATATGTGTTGCCTTGTAGGGCGAAGATGCCTGAGGTGTAtgatttatacatgaaaattagAAGCTAG
- the LOC132035005 gene encoding transcription termination factor MTERF2, chloroplastic-like, with protein sequence MFRIGSNGAQKHLFSFRFQLFYSTVPAATSSSANVLVDFMVNSLGFSTQEAISTSCKVTLSRLRNYEPHLLLDVFDQMGINKLQIKTLISSTPKLLICRVDKNLQPKIKVLQQLGLSGSDLVTLIKKNFLTRGLHTIIEPNLVYLRELLGSHDSVAGIVMKEPRLLGCNLPKIMPPNISFLQNLGFSRKDIDKAFHRRPRFLLNNPEWLERAVHRLEINFRMPPVSLTFLHAVEVLGSFDESKLERKFDIYRSFGWPDSDICKMVRKLPYCLTTSEAKIRITLKFFMNELGYEPSYLASHAPLLKYSLEKRVMPRNEILKFLKENQLVKGKLCLYTVVKCTELQFLEKYVLPFRAKMPEVYDLYMKTRS encoded by the coding sequence ATGTTTAGAATTGGTAGTAATGGCGCACAAAAACATCTCTTTTCCTTCAGATTTCAGCTCTTTTACTCCACTGTTCCAGCGGCAACGAGTTCCAGTGCCAATGTATTGGTAGACTTCATGGTGAATTCACTTGGTTTCTCAACACAAGAAGCCATTTCTACCAGCTGCAAGGTAACTCTTTCAAGACTCAGAAACTATGAGCCCCATTTGTTACTTGATGTCTTTGACCAAATGGGTATTAACAAATTACAGATCAAAACCCTCATTTCTTCTACCCCTAAATTGTTGATTTGTCGTGTTGACAAAAACCTTCAACCCAAAATTAAGGTTTTACAACAACTTGGCTTATCTGGCTCTGACCTTGTTACAttaatcaagaaaaatttcttAACAAGAGGTTTACATACTATTATAGAACCTAATCTTGTTTATCTAAGGGAGTTGTTGGGCAGTCATGATTCTGTAGCTGGAATTGTTATGAAAGAGCCTAGATTGCTTGGCTGTAATCTCCCTAAAATTATGCCACccaatatatcatttttgcaaaatCTTGGCTTTTCAAGAAAGGATATTGATAAGGCTTTCCATCGGCGTCCTAGGTTTCTGCTTAATAACCCTGAGTGGCTAGAGAGAGCAGTGCATCGACTAGAAATTAATTTTCGTATGCCTCCCGTGTCACTGACGTTTCTTCACGCCGTAGAAGTACTTGGGTCGTTTGATGAATCGAAATTAGAAAGGAAATTTGATATATACCGGAGTTTTGGATGGCCTGATTCTGATATCTGCAAGATGGTGAGAAAGCTTCCTTACTGTTTGACTACATCAGAGGCTAAGATAAGGATTACATTGAAGTTTTTCATGAACGAACTGGGGTATGAACCTAGTTATCTGGCTTCTCATGCGCCACTTTTAAAGTATAGTTTGGAGAAGAGGGTCATGCCCAGGAATGAAATCTTGAAGTTTCTTAAAGAAAACCAACTGGTAAAAGGGAAGCTATGTCTTTACACTGTTGTCAAATGTActgaattgcaattcctagaGAAATATGTGTTGCCTTTTAGGGCGAAGATGCCTGAGGTGTATGATTTATACATGAAAACTAGAAGCTAG
- the LOC132034267 gene encoding transmembrane 9 superfamily member 1-like, whose amino-acid sequence MLSFARSLSIFVIFFLFLAYPSFAKYQADEAVTLWVNKVGPYNNPQETYNYYSLPFCHPGDGGHKWGGLGEVLGGNELIDSRIDIKFKRDVEKSTICELVLDAAKVQQFKDAIEHSYWFEFFMDDLPLWGFVGEVLTDRNRDTKHVLYTHKNFLIQYNKDQIIHVNLTQENPKPLEEGRRLGMTYSVKWVPTNITYERRFDVYLDYPFFEHQIHWFSVFNSFMMVIFLTGLVSMILMRTLRNDYAKYAREDDDLESLERDVNEESGWKLVHGDVFRPPQNLALLSAVVGTGAQLTTLVLLVIIFAIIGMLYIGRGAITTTFIVCYALTSFIAGYVSGGLYSRNGGKKWIKSMILTASLFPFMCFGIGFILNTIAIFYGSLAAIPFGTMVVVFVIWGFISFPLALLGTVVGRNWSGTPNNPCRVKTIPRPIPEKKWYLTPSVISLMGGLLPFGSIFIEMYFVFTSFWNYKVYYVYGFMLLVFIILIIVTVCVTIVGTYFLLNAENYHWRWTSFFSAASTALYVYLYAIYYYHVKTKMSGFFQTSFYFGYTMMFCLGLGILCGAVGYLGSNLFVRRIYRNIKCD is encoded by the exons ATGCTCTCATTTGCCCGATCCCTTTctatttttgtcatcttctttctATTTCTTGCATACCCATCTTTTGCAAAG TATCAAGCGGATGAAGCTGTCACTCTTTGGGTAAATAAGGTTGGACCTTATAATAATCCGCAAGAGACGTACAACTATTACAGCCTTCCATTCTGTCATCCTGGTGATGGTGGTCACAAGTGGGGTGGCCTTGGCGAAGTTCTTGGTGGGAATGAGCTTATTGATAGCCGAATTGACATAAAGTTcaaaa GAGATGTGGAGAAAAGCACAATCTGCGAACTTGTATTGGATGCAGCAAAAGTGCAGCAATTTAAGGATGCAATCGAACATTCATAttggtttgaattttttatgg ACGATTTGCCATTATGGG GTTTCGTGGGTGAAGTGCTTACTGATAGAAACCGAGATACCAAGCATGTGCTTTACACACACAAGAATTTTCTTATTCAATACAACAAAGACCAG ATCATTCATGTGAACCTAACTCAAGAGAACCCAAAGCCATTGGAGGAAGGAAGACGCTTGGGCATGACATACTCTGTAAAATGGGTTCCAACAAATATTACTTATGAACGCCGGTTTGATGTATACTTGGATTACCCCTTTTTTGAACACCAG ATCCACTGGTTCTCTGTTTTCAATTCGTTCATGATGGTTATTTTCCTCACTGGCTTAGTGTCTATGATTTTGATGCGCACTCTTCGTAATGATTATGCTAAATATGCCCGTGAAGATGATGATCTGGAGAGTCTG GAGAGAGATGTAAATGAAGAGTCTGGTTGGAAACTTGTCCATGGTGATGTCTTCCGACCTCCACAAAATTTGGCCCTGCTTTCAGCTGTTGTTGGCACTGGTGCTCAGCTTACAACACTTGTTCTCCTTGTCATCATATTTGCTATTATTGGAATGTTATACATAGG GAGAGGAGCTATTACTACAACCTTTATTGTATGTTATGCTCTTACATCGTTCATTGCCGGATATGTGAGTGGTGGCCTCTACTCTCGTAACGGTG GTAAAAAGTGGATAAAGTCAATGATCCTTACGGCATCACTTTTCCCCTTTATGTGCTTTGGCATTGGGTTCATTCTAAACACGATTGCTATATTTTATGGATCTTTAGCTGCTATTCCCTTTGGGACAATGGTGGTGGTTTTTGTTATTTGGGGTTTCATTTCATTCCCTCTGGCACTTCTTGGCACTGTTGTAGGAAGAAACTGGAGTGGCACGCCAAACAATCCGTGCCGTGTTAAGACCATACCCCGCCCTATCCCTGAGAAGAAATGGTACCTCACACCATCTGTAATTTCTCTCATGGGAGGTCTTCTTCCCTTCGGCAGCATTTTCATTGAGATGTATTTTGTCTTCACTTCCTTCTGGAACTACAAG GTCTACTATGTCTATGGTTTTATGCTTCTTGTATTTATTATTCTCATCATTGTTACTGTTTGTGTGACAATTGTGGGCACATATTTCTTGCTGAATGCGGAGAACTACCATTGGCGGTGGACTTCATTCTTTTCTGCTGCCTCAACAGCTCTTTATGTTTATCTTTACGCGATATATTACTATCACGTAAAGACTAAGATGTCCGGTTTCTTCCAGACCAGCTTTTACTTTGGCTACACTATGATGTTCTGCCTTGGCCTCGGTATCCTCTGTG GTGCTGTAGGATATCTCGGCTCTAATTTGTTCGTTAGGAGGATTTACAGAAATATCAAGTGTGATTGA